One genomic segment of Alicycliphilus denitrificans K601 includes these proteins:
- a CDS encoding TonB-dependent receptor plug domain-containing protein: protein MAARESAKRGRRRSGAGPVLLALGLSAGAVQAADGVFELGTVTVVGAPVKSQAAGEAVLGQEEIARYNADTVSDAARLLPGVSISRVGARNEEMIYVRGFDSRQVPVFVDGVPLYVPYDGYVDFGRFTTFDLAEIRVAKADASLLYGPNTLGGAINLVTRKPVKSFEGDARLGFGSGQTRKAAVNLGGNQDSWYYQIGASYLDADSFPLPSGFKDYKKQPTDTGSSRENAYRTDKRLSFKLGLTPNATDEYALGYVRQEGGKGNPVYTGTSTQKSAVRYWRWPYWDKDSLYFLSSTRIGSDSVLKARLYHDTYKNGLDMYKDASFTQHDPTSAYKDTSKGATIEWANYGLAGHELRFAAHYKVDEHDDTGKFYRDVTTSLVAEDTIALSDRWRLTLGASREKRDAKEVYHWPKGSTNATNGLARLGYALTQQGDEVYAVLSHKTRFPTIKDRYSARMGRALPNPDLRPEAANHFELGVSGQPWAGGKGQAAVFHSRVSDQIQTVVVPSGACGGTTCGQAQNVGRTRNQGLELSLAQQFSARWSANASYTYLQRTNLSNPSVTLVDTPRHRLFAAVRWLPGAQWELHATLEAEQGRRVNFDGAYRQLGGFGTAGVKAIYKPAKDFALDFGVDNLGDKWYELADGHPMPGRFWYVNGTYRF, encoded by the coding sequence ATGGCAGCGAGGGAATCGGCGAAACGGGGGCGCAGGCGGAGCGGGGCCGGCCCGGTGCTGCTGGCGCTGGGACTTTCCGCGGGGGCGGTGCAGGCGGCGGACGGGGTCTTCGAGCTGGGCACGGTGACCGTGGTGGGCGCGCCGGTGAAGAGCCAGGCGGCCGGCGAGGCCGTGCTGGGCCAGGAGGAGATCGCGCGCTACAACGCCGACACCGTGTCCGATGCGGCGCGGCTGCTGCCCGGCGTGAGCATTTCGCGCGTTGGCGCCCGCAATGAGGAGATGATCTACGTGCGCGGCTTCGACTCGCGCCAGGTGCCAGTGTTCGTCGATGGCGTACCGCTGTACGTGCCCTACGACGGCTACGTGGACTTCGGCCGCTTCACCACGTTCGACCTGGCCGAGATTCGCGTCGCCAAGGCCGATGCCTCGCTGCTCTACGGCCCCAACACGCTGGGCGGGGCGATCAACCTCGTCACGCGCAAGCCGGTCAAGTCGTTCGAGGGCGATGCGCGCCTGGGCTTTGGTTCGGGGCAGACGCGCAAGGCAGCGGTCAACCTGGGCGGCAACCAGGACAGTTGGTACTACCAGATCGGCGCCTCGTATCTGGACGCCGACAGCTTTCCGCTGCCCAGCGGGTTCAAGGACTACAAGAAACAGCCCACCGACACCGGCAGCAGCCGCGAGAACGCCTACCGCACCGACAAGCGCCTGTCGTTCAAGCTCGGCCTCACGCCCAATGCCACCGATGAATACGCGCTGGGCTACGTGCGCCAGGAGGGCGGGAAGGGCAACCCGGTCTACACCGGCACCTCCACGCAGAAGAGCGCCGTGCGCTACTGGCGCTGGCCGTACTGGGACAAGGACAGCCTGTACTTCCTGAGCAGCACGCGCATCGGCAGCGACAGCGTGCTCAAGGCCCGGCTGTACCACGACACCTACAAGAACGGCCTGGACATGTACAAGGACGCGAGCTTCACCCAGCACGATCCGACCAGCGCCTACAAGGACACGAGCAAGGGCGCCACCATTGAGTGGGCCAACTACGGCCTGGCCGGGCATGAGCTGCGCTTTGCTGCGCACTACAAGGTGGACGAGCACGACGACACCGGCAAGTTCTACCGCGACGTGACCACCTCGCTGGTGGCCGAGGACACCATCGCCCTGTCCGACCGCTGGCGCCTGACCCTGGGCGCGAGCCGCGAGAAGCGCGACGCCAAGGAGGTCTACCACTGGCCCAAGGGCTCGACCAACGCCACCAACGGCCTGGCCCGGCTGGGCTACGCGCTCACGCAGCAGGGCGACGAGGTGTACGCCGTGCTCTCGCACAAGACGCGCTTTCCCACCATCAAGGACCGCTACTCCGCGCGCATGGGCCGGGCGCTGCCCAACCCCGACCTCAGGCCCGAGGCCGCCAACCACTTCGAGCTGGGCGTGAGCGGCCAGCCCTGGGCGGGCGGCAAGGGCCAGGCGGCCGTGTTCCACAGCCGCGTCAGCGACCAGATCCAGACCGTGGTGGTGCCCTCGGGCGCCTGCGGCGGCACCACCTGCGGCCAGGCGCAGAACGTGGGCCGCACGCGCAACCAGGGGCTGGAGCTGTCGCTGGCGCAGCAGTTCTCGGCCCGGTGGAGCGCGAACGCCAGCTACACCTACCTGCAGCGTACCAACCTGAGCAACCCCAGCGTGACGCTGGTCGACACGCCGCGCCACCGCCTGTTCGCGGCCGTGCGCTGGCTGCCCGGCGCGCAGTGGGAACTGCATGCCACGCTGGAGGCCGAGCAGGGCCGCCGCGTGAACTTCGACGGCGCCTACCGGCAGCTCGGCGGTTTCGGCACCGCCGGGGTCAAGGCGATCTACAAGCCCGCGAAGGATTTCGCGCTCGACTTCGGCGTGGACAACCTGGGCGACAAGTGGTACGAACTGGCCGACGGCCACCCCATGCCCGGGCGGTTCTGGTACGTCAATGGAACCTATCGATTCTGA
- a CDS encoding TIGR03862 family flavoprotein translates to MSSVPADSSDPSPRAPHCDVAIVGAGPAGLMAAEAVAAAGLRAHVFDAMPSVGRKFLLAGKGGLNLTHSEPLEQFLSRYGARQAQLAPWLRAFGPEQLRAWADALGAQTFVGTSGRVFPRDMKAAPLLRAWLHRLRGQGVQLHMRHRWLGWADGAADDGVQRLRFATPAGVALADARAVVLALGGASWPRLGSDAAWVPLLEQRGVAIAPLRPANCGFDVPRVDAPAGETRRDFLRELVGRGPTPAVGWTPFFAERFAGQPFKSVALSFTDSQGRRFERRGEFVATATGVEGSLVYAVSSLLRDEIAAHGHATFHLDLLPDHTPGRVLAEVRHPRGSRSLPSHLKGRLGLDGIKTAILYEQLGKAGMADPAALARAIKALPITVVAARPLQETISTAGGVPFEALDAHLMLRAVPGVFCAGEMLDWEAPTGGYLLTACWATGRAAGEGAAHLLQNLVR, encoded by the coding sequence ATGTCTTCCGTTCCGGCCGATTCCTCCGATCCTTCCCCCCGCGCGCCGCACTGCGATGTCGCCATCGTCGGCGCCGGCCCGGCCGGCCTGATGGCCGCCGAGGCCGTGGCCGCCGCGGGCCTGCGCGCGCATGTGTTCGACGCCATGCCCTCCGTGGGGCGCAAGTTCCTGCTGGCGGGCAAGGGCGGGCTGAACCTCACGCACTCCGAACCCCTGGAGCAGTTCCTGTCGCGCTACGGCGCGCGCCAGGCGCAGCTCGCGCCCTGGCTGCGGGCCTTCGGCCCGGAGCAGCTGCGCGCCTGGGCCGATGCGCTGGGGGCGCAGACCTTCGTCGGCACCTCGGGCCGCGTGTTCCCGCGGGACATGAAGGCCGCGCCGCTGCTGCGCGCCTGGCTGCACCGCCTGCGCGGCCAGGGCGTGCAGCTGCACATGCGCCACCGCTGGCTGGGCTGGGCCGATGGCGCTGCCGACGATGGCGTGCAGCGGCTGCGTTTCGCCACGCCCGCGGGCGTGGCGCTGGCAGATGCGCGTGCCGTGGTGCTGGCGCTGGGCGGCGCCAGCTGGCCGCGCCTGGGCTCCGACGCGGCCTGGGTGCCGTTGCTGGAGCAGCGTGGCGTGGCCATAGCGCCGCTGCGCCCGGCCAACTGCGGCTTCGACGTGCCGCGCGTGGATGCGCCCGCGGGCGAGACGCGGCGCGACTTCCTGCGCGAGCTGGTCGGGCGCGGCCCCACGCCCGCCGTGGGCTGGACGCCGTTCTTCGCCGAGCGCTTCGCGGGCCAGCCGTTCAAGTCGGTGGCGCTGTCGTTCACCGACAGCCAGGGCCGCCGGTTCGAGCGCCGCGGCGAGTTCGTGGCCACGGCCACGGGCGTGGAGGGCAGCCTGGTCTACGCGGTATCCAGCCTGCTGCGCGACGAGATCGCGGCGCACGGCCACGCCACTTTCCACCTGGACCTGCTGCCCGACCATACGCCCGGGCGCGTGCTGGCCGAGGTGCGCCACCCGCGTGGCTCGCGCAGCCTGCCGAGCCACCTCAAGGGCCGCCTGGGGCTGGACGGCATCAAGACCGCCATCCTCTACGAGCAGCTGGGCAAGGCCGGCATGGCCGACCCGGCGGCGCTGGCGCGCGCCATCAAGGCCCTGCCCATCACCGTGGTGGCCGCGCGCCCGCTGCAGGAGACCATCAGCACCGCCGGCGGCGTGCCCTTCGAGGCGCTGGATGCGCACCTGATGCTGCGCGCCGTGCCCGGCGTGTTCTGCGCGGGCGAGATGCTGGACTGGGAGGCGCCCACGGGCGGCTACCTGCTCACCGCCTGCTGGGCCACGGGCCGCGCGGCGGGCGAGGGCGCGGCGCATTTGCTTCAGAACCTGGTGCGGTAG
- a CDS encoding pirin family protein, with product MSIPLKQVLSTRSAPDRHWVGDGFPVHGMFGYDGEGVAERSPFLLLDYAAPTRFGPNTGYRRGVGQHPHRGFETVTIVYDGEVEHRDSTGAGGVIGKGDVQWMTAGGGILHEEFHSQAYSRSGGPFEMVQLWVNLPAKDKMTPAHYQGITDAQIPSVALPGDAGSVRVIAGAFGGAQGPARTYSPLNVWDVRLAAGNLADLRQPEGWSTLVVVLDGTVAVNGATALHAAEMATLSNAGTGVTIEARDDAKLLVLAGEPIAEPVVGYGPFVMNSRQEIVQAVNDFNSGRFGSMGR from the coding sequence ATGAGCATCCCCCTCAAGCAAGTCCTGTCCACCCGCAGTGCGCCCGACCGCCACTGGGTGGGCGACGGTTTTCCGGTCCACGGCATGTTCGGCTACGACGGCGAGGGCGTGGCCGAGCGCAGCCCCTTCCTGCTGCTGGACTACGCGGCGCCCACCCGGTTCGGCCCCAACACCGGCTACCGGCGCGGCGTGGGCCAGCACCCGCACCGCGGCTTCGAGACCGTGACCATCGTCTACGACGGCGAAGTGGAGCATCGCGACTCCACCGGCGCCGGCGGCGTCATCGGCAAGGGCGACGTGCAGTGGATGACCGCGGGCGGCGGCATCCTCCACGAGGAATTCCATTCGCAGGCCTACAGCCGCAGTGGCGGCCCGTTCGAGATGGTGCAGCTGTGGGTCAACCTGCCCGCCAAGGACAAGATGACGCCAGCGCACTACCAGGGCATCACGGACGCGCAGATCCCGTCCGTCGCCCTGCCCGGCGATGCGGGCAGCGTGCGCGTGATCGCCGGCGCGTTCGGGGGGGCGCAGGGCCCGGCACGGACCTACTCGCCCCTGAACGTATGGGACGTGCGCCTGGCCGCCGGCAACTTGGCCGACCTGCGCCAGCCCGAGGGCTGGAGCACGCTGGTCGTGGTGCTGGACGGCACGGTGGCGGTCAATGGCGCCACCGCGCTGCACGCCGCCGAGATGGCCACGCTGTCGAACGCCGGCACGGGCGTGACCATCGAGGCCCGGGACGATGCCAAGCTGCTCGTGCTGGCCGGCGAGCCCATCGCCGAACCGGTGGTCGGCTACGGCCCGTTCGTGATGAACAGCCGGCAGGAGATCGTCCAGGCGGTCAACGACTTCAACAGCGGGCGCTTCGGCAGCATGGGCCGATAG
- a CDS encoding pirin family protein gives MTDTFTRIPARTAEIGGGVPVARMLPSRHRRTIGAWCFLDHAGPARFAAGQGLRVGPHPHTGLQTFTWMLEGEVLHRDSLGNEQVIRADQVNLMTAGRGIAHTEESVAGETRLHTAQLWIALPARVADMAPRFDHYPDLPRWNEGGAEAVLLAGAFMGRQSPVLVHTPLVGVDWHAPRDAALTLALDPAFEYGLVPLTGSASAQGQALAADELLYLPPGADTLRLELPAGTRALLIGGAPFGEDITIWWNFVGHGKPYITQAQRDWQAHSERFGEVRGFDGPRIEAPPVPWAP, from the coding sequence ATGACCGACACCTTCACCCGCATCCCCGCCCGCACCGCCGAGATCGGCGGCGGCGTGCCGGTGGCGCGTATGCTGCCCTCGCGGCACAGGCGCACCATCGGCGCCTGGTGCTTCCTCGACCACGCCGGGCCGGCCCGCTTCGCGGCGGGACAGGGCCTGCGCGTAGGCCCGCACCCCCACACCGGGCTGCAGACCTTCACCTGGATGCTGGAGGGCGAGGTGCTGCACCGCGACAGCCTGGGCAACGAGCAGGTCATACGCGCCGACCAGGTCAACCTGATGACCGCCGGCCGCGGCATCGCGCACACCGAGGAGTCGGTGGCCGGCGAGACGCGGCTGCACACGGCGCAGCTGTGGATCGCGCTGCCCGCGCGCGTGGCCGACATGGCGCCGCGCTTCGACCATTACCCCGACCTGCCGCGCTGGAACGAGGGCGGCGCCGAGGCCGTGCTGCTGGCCGGCGCGTTCATGGGCCGGCAATCGCCCGTGCTGGTGCACACGCCGCTGGTGGGCGTGGACTGGCATGCGCCGCGGGACGCGGCGCTCACGCTGGCGCTCGACCCCGCGTTCGAATACGGCCTGGTGCCGCTCACCGGCTCCGCCTCCGCGCAGGGGCAGGCCCTGGCGGCCGACGAGCTGCTGTACCTGCCGCCCGGCGCCGATACGCTGCGCCTGGAGCTGCCCGCCGGCACGCGCGCGCTGCTCATCGGCGGCGCCCCATTCGGCGAGGACATCACCATCTGGTGGAACTTCGTCGGCCACGGCAAGCCCTACATCACGCAGGCACAGCGCGACTGGCAGGCGCACAGCGAACGCTTCGGCGAAGTGCGCGGCTTCGACGGCCCGCGCATCGAAGCGCCGCCCGTGCCCTGGGCGCCATAG